A section of the Arcobacter roscoffensis genome encodes:
- a CDS encoding 2-oxoglutarate synthase subunit alpha, with protein sequence MARELISTGNELAAKAALDSDLEFFGGYPITPSSEIMHVLSSALPARGKACIQMEDEISGICTALGAAMSGKRSMTASSGPGISLKAENLGVGYISEVPLVVVNVMRGGPSTGLPTRVAQGDLLQAKNPTHGDVKSITLCPGNLTECYTETVRAFNLADRFMQPVFILLDETIGHMSGKTTIPDLEEIQASKISRKKFEGDPKEYKPYGVAEDEPAVLNPMFEGYRYHFTGLHHGPTGHPTEDADTCDALMKRLFNKVDAHTDELELNEEYMLEDADIMIIAYGSVSLGATEAINRLRAEGIKVGMFRPLTIWPSPAKRIKELMDKFDKVLVTELNMGQFADEVQRVSGRSDFDTLFKVNGRPLSPLEIIEKVKGM encoded by the coding sequence ATGGCAAGAGAACTAATTTCAACAGGTAACGAATTAGCAGCTAAAGCTGCACTTGACTCAGATCTTGAGTTTTTTGGTGGGTACCCTATTACTCCTTCAAGTGAAATAATGCACGTTTTATCTTCAGCACTTCCTGCAAGAGGAAAAGCTTGTATCCAAATGGAAGACGAAATTTCTGGTATTTGTACTGCATTAGGTGCAGCTATGTCAGGAAAAAGATCTATGACAGCTTCATCTGGACCTGGTATTTCATTAAAAGCTGAAAACTTAGGTGTTGGATATATTTCAGAAGTTCCTTTAGTAGTAGTAAATGTAATGAGAGGTGGTCCATCAACTGGTTTACCAACAAGAGTTGCACAAGGTGACTTATTACAAGCTAAGAACCCTACTCATGGAGATGTAAAATCTATTACATTATGTCCTGGGAACTTAACTGAGTGTTACACTGAAACAGTAAGAGCATTTAATTTAGCTGATAGATTCATGCAACCTGTATTTATTTTATTAGATGAAACAATTGGTCACATGAGTGGTAAAACTACAATTCCTGACTTAGAAGAAATTCAAGCTTCAAAAATTTCAAGAAAGAAATTTGAAGGTGATCCAAAAGAGTATAAACCTTATGGTGTTGCTGAAGATGAGCCAGCAGTATTAAACCCAATGTTTGAAGGTTATAGATACCACTTTACTGGATTACACCATGGACCAACAGGTCACCCAACAGAAGATGCTGATACTTGTGATGCTTTAATGAAAAGATTATTCAACAAAGTTGATGCACATACTGATGAATTAGAATTAAATGAAGAGTATATGTTAGAAGATGCAGATATTATGATTATCGCATATGGTTCAGTTTCATTAGGTGCAACTGAAGCAATTAACAGATTAAGAGCTGAGGGAATTAAAGTTGGTATGTTTAGACCACTTACAATTTGGCCAAGCCCAGCAAAAAGAATTAAAGAATTAATGGACAAATTTGATAAGGTATTAGTTACTGAATTAAATATGGGTCAATTTGCAGATGAAGTACAAAGAGTATCTGGAAGATCTGACTTTGATACATTATTTAAAGTAAATGGAAGACCTTTATCTCCATTAGAGATTATTGAAAAAGTGAAAGGAATGTAA
- a CDS encoding 2-oxoglutarate ferredoxin oxidoreductase subunit beta: MAFNYDEYLRTDKMPTLWCWGCGDGVILKSVIRAIEKTGWNMDDVCVVSGIGCSGRFSSYINCNTVHTTHGRTLAYATGIKLANPEKKVIVVGGDGDGLAIGGNHTIHASRRNIDLNYIIINNFIYGLTNSQTSPTTPQGMWTVTMSRGNIDPTFDACKLVEAAGASFVARETMLDPKKLERVLVKGFQHTGFSFIEVFSNCHVNLGRKNKMATAMANLEWIKSISIGKAKFDKLEAEEQTGLFPTGILKHDTEAQEYCEAYEKVKEAHRTKTAVEL, from the coding sequence ATGGCATTTAATTATGATGAATATTTAAGAACAGACAAAATGCCAACACTATGGTGTTGGGGATGTGGTGATGGAGTTATTTTAAAATCTGTAATTAGAGCCATTGAAAAAACTGGTTGGAATATGGATGACGTATGTGTTGTTTCTGGTATTGGATGTTCAGGAAGATTCTCTTCTTACATCAACTGTAATACAGTACATACAACTCATGGTAGAACATTAGCATATGCAACAGGTATTAAATTAGCAAACCCTGAAAAGAAAGTTATTGTTGTTGGTGGAGATGGTGATGGTCTTGCTATTGGTGGTAACCATACGATCCACGCATCAAGAAGAAATATTGATCTTAACTACATTATTATCAATAACTTTATTTATGGATTAACAAACTCTCAAACTTCTCCAACTACTCCTCAAGGTATGTGGACAGTTACAATGAGTAGAGGTAATATCGATCCTACATTTGATGCTTGTAAACTAGTTGAAGCAGCAGGAGCTTCATTTGTTGCAAGAGAAACTATGTTAGATCCTAAAAAACTTGAAAGAGTTTTAGTTAAAGGTTTCCAACATACTGGATTCTCATTTATTGAAGTATTCTCTAACTGTCACGTTAACTTAGGAAGAAAAAATAAAATGGCTACAGCTATGGCTAACTTAGAGTGGATTAAATCTATCTCAATTGGTAAAGCTAAATTTGATAAATTAGAAGCTGAAGAGCAAACAGGATTATTCCCTACAGGTATCTTAAAACACGATACTGAAGCACAAGAGTACTGTGAAGCATACGAAAAAGTAAAAGAAGCTCACAGAACTAAAACAGCAGTAGAATTATAA
- a CDS encoding 2-oxoacid:acceptor oxidoreductase family protein, giving the protein MAANRTLMRFTGVGGQGVLLAGAIFAAAKINDGGYGLKTSTYTSQVRGGPTVVDITLQDEEILYPYANKGEIDFMLSVANVSYQQFKGDVKPGGTIVIEPNLVKPTEEDRKTWNIVEIPIITIAKEEVGNVITQSVLALSIANYFTGETIPAERLRETMLSKVPAKVHDINNKAYDLGYKYAKEAQDAQAS; this is encoded by the coding sequence ATGGCAGCTAATAGAACGTTAATGAGATTTACAGGAGTTGGTGGACAAGGTGTTCTTCTTGCAGGTGCGATTTTCGCAGCTGCTAAGATTAATGATGGTGGTTATGGTTTAAAAACTTCAACTTATACATCTCAAGTAAGAGGTGGTCCAACAGTTGTTGATATTACTTTACAAGATGAAGAAATTTTATACCCATATGCAAATAAAGGTGAAATTGACTTTATGTTATCAGTTGCTAATGTATCTTACCAACAATTTAAAGGTGATGTTAAACCAGGTGGAACAATTGTAATTGAACCAAACCTAGTTAAGCCTACAGAAGAAGATAGAAAAACATGGAATATCGTTGAGATTCCTATTATTACTATTGCAAAAGAAGAAGTTGGAAATGTTATTACTCAATCTGTATTAGCATTATCAATTGCTAACTACTTTACAGGGGAAACTATTCCAGCTGAAAGACTAAGAGAAACTATGCTTTCAAAAGTACCTGCAAAAGTACATGATATTAATAATAAAGCTTATGACTTAGGTTATAAGTATGCAAAAGAAGCTCAGGATGCACAAGCTTCATAA
- a CDS encoding HD domain-containing protein, whose translation MFSQEVYLKALAYASKAHGEQKTPKGHPYVVHITSVAMEVIHACEKSGLDEEKSNLAIVCALLHDTIEDTDITYDHLYTHFSPEVADGVEALSKNKNLKTKKEQMQDSLEKLMNQPYEVQMVKLADRITNLSKPPKHWNNEKKKNYLGEAKFILSCLKNSNIHLSVRLEEKIKEYEEFMD comes from the coding sequence ATGTTTTCACAAGAAGTTTATTTAAAAGCCTTAGCTTATGCATCAAAAGCCCACGGTGAACAAAAAACTCCAAAGGGTCATCCTTATGTTGTTCATATTACAAGTGTTGCTATGGAAGTTATACATGCTTGTGAAAAGTCAGGTCTTGATGAAGAAAAGTCAAACTTGGCAATAGTATGTGCTTTACTACATGATACAATTGAAGATACTGATATTACTTATGATCATTTGTATACTCATTTCTCTCCTGAGGTTGCTGATGGAGTTGAGGCTTTAAGTAAAAATAAAAATTTAAAGACTAAAAAAGAGCAAATGCAAGATAGTTTAGAAAAATTAATGAACCAACCTTATGAGGTTCAAATGGTAAAATTAGCTGATAGAATAACAAATTTATCAAAACCTCCAAAACATTGGAACAATGAAAAAAAGAAAAACTATCTTGGTGAAGCAAAATTTATTTTATCTTGTCTAAAAAATTCTAATATTCACTTATCTGTAAGACTTGAAGAAAAAATAAAAGAGTATGAAGAGTTTATGGACTAA
- a CDS encoding 3'-5' exonuclease, with amino-acid sequence MKSRKRLIPKPSFKIENIIQKLEKEKIEYNDFLALLEKANDTFFDTPELEFELLLSNGLPLELDEENYIFLKTAHTKIEDQVFCIVDIETNGSCVKKGAQVIEIGAIKYKNDKVIDKFESLVHAKKIPEYIQEVTQINPKMLEDSPIVEKVLKEFKLFLGDDLFIAHNIKFDYGFISDSFEKYDLGKLYNRKLCTIDLARRCIESEKYGLRALKETLDIDVDNHHRAYYDALATTYILKECISNLENKDITSEDLIIFSKSSKVKQKTIQKQNNKKEE; translated from the coding sequence ATGAAATCTAGAAAAAGACTAATTCCAAAACCTTCTTTTAAAATAGAAAATATAATCCAAAAACTAGAAAAAGAAAAAATTGAATACAATGACTTTTTAGCACTTTTAGAAAAAGCTAATGATACATTTTTTGATACACCTGAATTGGAATTTGAATTACTTTTATCAAATGGTTTACCTTTAGAACTAGATGAAGAAAACTATATATTTTTAAAAACAGCACACACAAAAATAGAAGATCAAGTTTTTTGTATTGTTGATATTGAAACAAATGGATCTTGTGTTAAAAAAGGTGCTCAAGTTATAGAAATAGGTGCTATTAAATATAAAAATGACAAAGTCATTGATAAGTTTGAGTCTTTGGTTCATGCGAAAAAAATACCTGAATATATACAAGAAGTAACACAAATAAATCCAAAAATGCTAGAAGACTCACCTATTGTTGAAAAGGTTTTAAAAGAGTTTAAACTCTTTTTGGGCGATGATCTTTTTATTGCTCATAATATTAAGTTTGATTATGGGTTTATATCTGATTCTTTTGAAAAATATGATTTAGGAAAACTTTATAATAGAAAACTTTGTACTATTGATTTAGCTAGAAGGTGTATTGAGTCTGAAAAGTATGGTTTAAGAGCTTTGAAAGAGACTTTAGATATTGATGTAGATAATCATCACAGAGCTTATTATGATGCACTTGCAACTACTTATATCTTGAAAGAATGTATATCAAATTTAGAGAATAAAGATATTACTAGTGAAGATTTGATAATATTTTCAAAGAGTTCAAAAGTAAAACAAAAAACTATACAGAAACAAAATAATAAAAAGGAAGAATAA
- a CDS encoding phosphoribosylanthranilate isomerase: MRVKICGITNLEDALDAIQAGASALGFVFYEKSPRYIEPFEARKIVDKLPPFIQTVGLFVNESTNYINQVCTNAKMQIAQIIDDDNYTELESLEIKYIEVIRAKNKNDLLNIDDKYYLVDAFVESFGGAGKRVALDWFDEVDCSKIVLAGGLTYENIKELKGYNFFAIDVSSGVEASKGKKDKDKMIKFIKASNEI; this comes from the coding sequence ATGAGAGTTAAAATTTGTGGTATCACAAATCTTGAAGATGCACTTGATGCAATACAAGCGGGAGCTTCAGCTCTTGGCTTTGTATTTTATGAAAAATCACCTAGATATATAGAGCCTTTTGAAGCAAGAAAAATTGTAGATAAACTACCTCCTTTTATTCAAACCGTAGGACTTTTTGTAAATGAATCAACAAATTATATAAATCAAGTTTGCACTAATGCTAAAATGCAAATAGCTCAAATAATTGATGATGATAATTACACTGAACTAGAATCATTAGAAATAAAATATATAGAAGTTATAAGAGCAAAAAATAAAAATGACTTATTAAATATAGATGATAAGTATTATTTAGTAGATGCTTTTGTAGAGAGTTTTGGCGGTGCAGGAAAAAGAGTAGCTCTTGATTGGTTTGATGAGGTTGATTGCTCTAAAATTGTACTTGCAGGTGGTTTAACTTATGAAAATATAAAAGAACTAAAGGGCTATAACTTTTTTGCTATTGATGTAAGTTCTGGTGTTGAAGCATCAAAGGGTAAAAAAGATAAAGATAAAATGATTAAATTTATAAAAGCTTCAAATGAAATCTAG
- the rpe gene encoding ribulose-phosphate 3-epimerase yields MLVAPSILSADFGKLDEEIKAICDGGCDLIHVDVMDGHFVPNMTIGPVVVNPVAKAATKPLDVHLMVENNTFFVELFAPLKPEYISFHIESEKHPHRLIQKIRSYGIKPAIVLNPHTTPETIEYLLEDLDMVLLMSVNPGFGGQKFITSVVEKTKKLKELINKRNPNCLIEVDGGVNDKNIHELKEAGVDVVVAGSYVFGNDDYSKAIKSLQV; encoded by the coding sequence ATGCTTGTTGCACCTTCGATTTTATCGGCTGATTTTGGAAAGTTAGATGAAGAAATAAAAGCAATTTGTGATGGTGGATGTGATTTAATTCATGTTGATGTTATGGATGGACATTTTGTTCCAAATATGACAATTGGTCCAGTTGTAGTAAACCCAGTAGCTAAAGCTGCTACAAAGCCTCTTGATGTACACTTGATGGTTGAAAACAATACTTTTTTTGTTGAGCTTTTTGCTCCATTAAAGCCTGAATATATATCTTTTCATATTGAAAGTGAGAAACATCCTCATAGACTTATTCAAAAAATTAGATCATACGGAATTAAACCTGCTATTGTTTTAAATCCACATACTACTCCTGAAACAATTGAGTATTTATTAGAAGATTTAGATATGGTTTTATTAATGTCTGTAAACCCTGGTTTTGGTGGACAAAAGTTTATCACATCTGTTGTTGAAAAAACTAAAAAATTAAAAGAGTTAATTAATAAAAGAAATCCAAACTGTTTAATTGAAGTTGATGGTGGTGTAAATGATAAGAATATCCATGAACTTAAAGAAGCAGGTGTTGATGTAGTTGTTGCTGGATCTTATGTATTTGGAAATGATGATTACTCAAAAGCGATTAAAAGCCTACAGGTGTAA
- a CDS encoding phospholipase A: MLKVKILLIFTISFLWANDTSKIYKKAQEYEKIGDYKNAMIMYKKAYETSNKTAQSNDQYLVDKSKDQNYQVQTFTKLKSDFYEKLINKTEDKEANKAIKQILTKNFGLYPYQMNYLLPVTFDDNRKSDRERFETKFQFSIEKPMTYNFLGLDESISFAYTQKSFWQTSADSAPFRETNYEPEIFVQFPYKNSETLKGYKIALNHQSNGRNNEFSRSWNRIYLEGYLQLSKMFVVPRVWYRIPEKADDDNPDIEDYYGYGDLKLLYPYKDQVFELMVRNNMKFNSENKGAVQLDWTFPFPSFISSSNTYGFIQVFSGYGDSLIDYDKKINRIGFGIALSR, from the coding sequence ATGTTAAAAGTAAAAATATTACTAATATTTACAATAAGTTTTCTTTGGGCAAATGACACAAGTAAGATTTATAAAAAAGCTCAGGAATATGAAAAAATAGGTGATTACAAAAATGCTATGATTATGTATAAAAAAGCATATGAAACTTCAAATAAAACTGCTCAATCTAACGATCAGTACTTAGTTGATAAATCAAAAGATCAAAACTATCAAGTACAAACTTTCACTAAGTTAAAAAGTGATTTTTATGAAAAACTCATAAATAAAACAGAAGATAAAGAAGCAAACAAAGCTATAAAACAGATTCTTACAAAAAACTTTGGTTTGTATCCTTATCAAATGAACTATTTACTTCCAGTGACATTTGATGATAATAGAAAAAGTGATAGAGAAAGATTTGAAACAAAATTTCAATTTAGTATTGAAAAACCTATGACATATAATTTTCTAGGTCTAGATGAGTCAATATCATTTGCATATACTCAAAAATCTTTTTGGCAAACAAGTGCTGATTCTGCACCATTTAGGGAAACTAACTATGAACCAGAAATATTTGTACAGTTTCCTTATAAAAATAGTGAGACATTAAAAGGTTATAAAATAGCTTTAAATCATCAATCAAACGGTAGAAACAATGAGTTTTCAAGATCATGGAATAGAATCTACCTAGAAGGGTATTTACAGCTATCAAAAATGTTTGTAGTTCCTAGAGTTTGGTATAGAATTCCTGAAAAAGCAGATGATGATAATCCAGATATTGAAGATTATTATGGATATGGAGACTTAAAACTTTTATACCCTTATAAAGATCAAGTTTTTGAATTAATGGTTCGTAATAATATGAAATTTAATTCAGAAAATAAAGGTGCAGTTCAACTTGACTGGACTTTTCCTTTTCCAAGTTTTATATCATCTTCAAATACATATGGATTTATTCAAGTGTTTTCAGGTTATGGAGATAGCTTAATAGATTATGACAAAAAGATAAATAGAATTGGATTTGGTATAGCCCTATCTAGATAG
- a CDS encoding c-type cytochrome, which translates to MSRRFIYLFLITPFFLFANEPMVKVDNTFITKYEYGKMLYTNPRGIGCNTCHGNDAKGKKIVSFTHTYRKKQYECDLVAPSIKEADYKVFSKKINSKRNPSKKFPKEQVCEKLIYYANVMPTYFLVEEEIAAIYYYVKNLK; encoded by the coding sequence ATGAGTAGAAGATTTATATACCTTTTTTTAATCACACCTTTTTTTCTTTTTGCAAATGAGCCTATGGTTAAAGTGGATAATACTTTTATTACAAAGTATGAGTATGGAAAAATGCTTTATACTAATCCTAGAGGAATAGGGTGCAATACTTGCCATGGAAATGATGCAAAAGGAAAAAAAATAGTTAGTTTCACTCATACTTATAGAAAAAAACAATATGAGTGTGATTTAGTAGCTCCAAGTATTAAAGAAGCTGATTATAAGGTTTTTTCAAAAAAAATTAACTCAAAAAGAAACCCTTCAAAGAAGTTTCCCAAAGAGCAAGTATGCGAAAAACTTATATATTATGCAAATGTAATGCCTACATATTTTTTAGTAGAAGAAGAAATCGCAGCAATTTACTACTATGTGAAAAATTTAAAGTAA
- a CDS encoding NUDIX domain-containing protein: protein MNNIIKDFKTSDLENTKFVHPLRLTYNQNGKNKAWEAVKSHDSVAVLLYHEEKHSFLLVKQFRPPVYLNDNSKLCTYELCAGIIDKEKSLEEIVKEEIDEECGYKVEVDSILKVTSFYTNVGVSGSKQHLYFAKINNSMLSHKGGGINDEQIELMYLPLDESDEFIFDESKAKTPGLMFSFYWFMKNKNSLGIK, encoded by the coding sequence ATGAATAATATTATTAAAGATTTTAAAACAAGTGATTTAGAAAATACAAAGTTTGTTCATCCATTAAGACTAACATATAATCAAAATGGTAAAAATAAAGCTTGGGAAGCTGTAAAAAGTCATGATAGTGTAGCTGTACTTTTATACCATGAAGAAAAACACTCTTTTTTATTAGTAAAGCAGTTTAGGCCTCCTGTGTATTTAAATGATAATAGTAAATTATGTACTTATGAACTTTGTGCAGGTATTATTGATAAAGAAAAATCCCTTGAAGAAATAGTAAAAGAAGAAATAGATGAGGAATGTGGATATAAAGTAGAAGTTGATTCTATTTTAAAGGTCACTTCATTTTATACGAATGTAGGAGTTAGTGGATCTAAACAGCATTTATATTTTGCAAAGATAAATAACTCTATGTTGTCTCATAAGGGTGGAGGAATAAATGATGAACAAATTGAACTTATGTATCTTCCACTAGATGAGAGTGATGAGTTTATTTTTGATGAAAGTAAAGCTAAAACACCAGGTCTTATGTTCTCTTTTTATTGGTTTATGAAGAATAAAAATAGTTTAGGAATAAAATGA
- a CDS encoding sensor histidine kinase — MNKNERKALISFLSIYIGSAILLISIMLYLYYNNEVRMLKDSCSMEISSVSMEIKSEILDSYMKNKRFIPKDYGSDHIRYALYDEDKKLLYSSLDGQKYVDLSKSKYVEDIYDFYIVKLNEPSVPTEYIVLESCREYQDTNKLKVYIIVVLILSSVFIGIIAYLLAKILLKPVREKVEHMDRFIKDSAHELNTPISVLLTSVSMLKKGKNPEKMMKYILSSSKQISQIYNDIHFSAFNASNEDVIEEFDLKELVQESVDYFNDISITKNIEIKADLDDCILFMDKTKTQKIVNNLISNSVKYSHNNSNVEVSIKENILSVKDFGVGISKKEQKEIFKRYKRGSNNIEGGFGIGLDIVKRISSEYDLKLQLDSKLDEGTTFYINFSSVITGAKCDIKDKEI, encoded by the coding sequence TTGAATAAAAATGAAAGAAAAGCCCTTATTAGTTTTCTTAGTATTTATATTGGTTCAGCCATACTTTTGATTAGTATTATGCTTTATTTATACTATAACAATGAAGTTAGAATGTTAAAAGATAGTTGTAGTATGGAAATAAGTAGTGTTTCTATGGAAATAAAAAGTGAAATACTTGATAGCTATATGAAAAATAAAAGGTTTATTCCTAAAGATTATGGAAGTGATCATATAAGATATGCTTTATATGATGAAGATAAAAAACTTTTATATTCAAGTTTAGATGGGCAAAAATATGTTGACTTATCAAAAAGTAAATATGTGGAAGATATATATGATTTTTATATTGTTAAACTAAATGAACCCTCAGTTCCAACTGAATATATTGTTTTAGAGTCTTGTAGAGAGTATCAAGATACAAACAAACTAAAAGTATATATAATAGTTGTACTGATTTTAAGTTCAGTGTTTATTGGAATAATTGCTTATTTATTGGCTAAAATTCTCTTAAAACCAGTTAGAGAGAAAGTGGAACATATGGATAGGTTTATAAAAGATTCAGCACATGAGTTAAATACTCCAATTTCAGTTTTATTAACATCTGTTTCCATGCTTAAAAAAGGTAAAAATCCTGAAAAGATGATGAAATACATTTTAAGTAGTTCAAAACAAATATCACAAATTTACAATGACATACACTTTTCTGCTTTTAATGCTTCAAATGAAGATGTAATAGAAGAGTTTGATTTAAAAGAACTTGTTCAAGAAAGTGTTGATTATTTTAATGATATTTCAATCACTAAAAATATTGAAATAAAAGCAGACTTAGATGATTGTATTTTATTTATGGATAAAACAAAAACACAAAAAATTGTAAATAATCTTATTTCAAATTCTGTTAAATATAGTCATAATAACTCTAATGTTGAGGTCAGTATTAAAGAGAATATTTTAAGTGTAAAAGATTTTGGTGTGGGTATTTCAAAAAAAGAGCAAAAAGAGATTTTCAAAAGATATAAAAGAGGTAGCAATAATATAGAAGGTGGTTTTGGAATAGGTCTTGATATAGTAAAAAGAATATCAAGTGAATATGACTTAAAATTACAGTTAGATTCAAAACTTGATGAGGGTACAACTTTTTATATAAACTTCTCATCTGTAATCACTGGTGCTAAATGTGATATAAAAGATAAAGAAATTTAA
- a CDS encoding response regulator transcription factor: protein MRVLLLEDDMALNDLLSDHLEDKGYDVTLCTNGQEALEYLIDEKFDFALLDINTPIMTGIEVLKTIREDYKNSTPVIILTAYQDTKHLKDSFENGVDDYIKKPFDLEELDQRIMKLCRQFSIEQNSNIQIDEKLFFEPDSCLILLDNKSVSIAQKERDILKYFCNHRNRVVSSEELLQNIWAYEDMPTDATIRVYIKNLREIIGKDRIKTIRGIGYKFE, encoded by the coding sequence ATGAGAGTACTACTATTAGAAGATGATATGGCATTAAATGATTTGCTAAGTGATCATTTGGAAGACAAAGGTTATGATGTTACTTTATGTACAAATGGACAAGAAGCATTAGAGTATTTAATAGATGAAAAGTTTGATTTTGCTCTACTTGATATAAATACTCCAATAATGACAGGAATAGAAGTTTTAAAAACTATAAGAGAAGATTACAAGAACAGTACTCCTGTAATAATTCTTACTGCTTATCAAGACACAAAACATTTAAAAGATTCATTTGAAAATGGTGTTGATGATTATATAAAAAAGCCCTTTGATTTAGAAGAATTAGACCAAAGAATTATGAAACTTTGTAGACAGTTTTCAATTGAGCAAAATAGTAATATACAAATTGATGAAAAACTATTTTTTGAACCTGACTCATGTTTGATATTATTAGATAATAAAAGTGTAAGTATTGCTCAAAAAGAAAGAGATATTTTAAAGTATTTTTGTAACCATAGAAATAGGGTAGTTTCTAGTGAAGAACTACTTCAAAACATTTGGGCTTATGAAGATATGCCAACTGATGCAACTATTAGGGTTTATATAAAAAATTTAAGAGAAATTATTGGAAAAGATAGAATAAAAACTATTAGAGGTATAGGGTATAAATTTGAATAA
- a CDS encoding YajQ family cyclic di-GMP-binding protein yields MAKAKEHQFDISAKLDMQEMKNAVIQAQKEIDNRYDFKGISKEIDFNQGAKTLTLISASDNKIDAMKDILISKMNKRGLSINSLEELKTEDSSGANRKFTYKVIDSIEKDEAKTIQNEIKKLKLKVTAVNQGDEIRVTGKNIDDLQTVMKHLKSLELKAPLVFDNFR; encoded by the coding sequence ATGGCAAAAGCTAAAGAACATCAATTTGATATTTCTGCAAAACTTGATATGCAAGAGATGAAAAATGCAGTAATTCAAGCTCAAAAAGAGATAGATAATAGATACGATTTTAAAGGTATCTCAAAAGAGATCGATTTTAACCAAGGTGCAAAAACTTTGACACTAATTAGTGCAAGTGATAATAAGATTGATGCTATGAAGGATATCTTAATTTCTAAAATGAATAAAAGAGGTTTATCTATTAACTCACTAGAGGAATTAAAAACAGAAGATTCAAGTGGTGCAAATAGAAAATTCACATACAAAGTTATTGATAGTATAGAAAAAGATGAAGCAAAAACTATTCAAAATGAAATCAAAAAACTAAAACTAAAAGTTACTGCTGTAAATCAAGGTGATGAGATAAGAGTTACAGGAAAAAATATTGATGACTTACAAACTGTAATGAAGCACTTAAAAAGTTTAGAGTTAAAAGCTCCACTTGTTTTTGATAACTTTAGATAG